From Bacteroidota bacterium, one genomic window encodes:
- the mtaB gene encoding tRNA (N(6)-L-threonylcarbamoyladenosine(37)-C(2))-methylthiotransferase MtaB, which translates to MSKSVAFYTLGCKLNYSESSAINRQMQESGFDTVPFQNGADVYVINTCSVTENADNKCRKIVKQALKFSPNAFIVVIGCYAQLKPEEIANIPGVDIVLGAAEKFNLVAHLQDITKREKGKAIATDIDAVTAFKSAYSIGDRTRTFLKVQDGCDYTCAFCTIPLARGKSRSDTIAHIINAANEIAVSGVKEVVLTGVNIGDFGKVDGVEKNDRENFYQLVQALEKVEGIERFRISSIEPNLLQKEIITCVANSKKFVPHFHIPLQSGSDTILKRMRRRYLSNLYEERLDTIKSLMPDCCIGVDVITGFPGETDAEFLETYNFLNKLDISYLHVFTYSERPNTAAITMDGIVPKKVRDERTQQLINLSIKKRRYFYEQFVGTTRSVLFEAESNGDIMFGFTDNYIRVKTQYDPMLVNEVCQAELLQIDSDGDMWCNPLPENLNHTTTIQKNKLYTA; encoded by the coding sequence ATGTCGAAATCAGTAGCATTTTATACATTAGGTTGTAAACTCAATTACTCTGAATCTTCTGCCATAAACAGACAGATGCAGGAGTCGGGTTTTGATACTGTGCCGTTTCAAAATGGTGCGGATGTGTATGTAATTAATACATGTTCGGTTACCGAGAATGCGGATAATAAATGTCGGAAAATTGTGAAGCAGGCATTAAAGTTTTCACCCAATGCATTTATAGTTGTTATCGGTTGCTATGCGCAATTGAAACCGGAAGAAATAGCAAATATTCCCGGAGTAGATATCGTGTTGGGAGCGGCAGAAAAATTTAATCTGGTAGCACATCTTCAGGATATTACAAAGCGTGAAAAAGGAAAAGCAATTGCAACAGATATTGATGCGGTTACCGCATTCAAATCTGCATATTCTATTGGCGATCGCACCCGCACATTTTTAAAAGTACAGGATGGTTGCGATTACACTTGTGCCTTCTGTACTATTCCACTTGCAAGAGGTAAAAGCAGAAGTGATACCATTGCACACATAATAAATGCTGCAAATGAAATTGCTGTTTCGGGTGTGAAAGAAGTGGTGTTAACAGGAGTAAATATCGGCGACTTCGGAAAGGTTGATGGTGTTGAAAAAAACGATAGAGAAAATTTTTATCAGTTAGTACAAGCTCTTGAAAAAGTGGAGGGCATCGAGCGATTTAGAATATCTTCCATTGAACCTAATCTGTTGCAAAAAGAAATTATTACTTGCGTTGCAAATTCAAAAAAGTTTGTTCCGCATTTTCATATTCCATTGCAATCGGGAAGCGATACAATTTTAAAAAGAATGCGTCGCCGTTACCTCAGCAATTTATATGAAGAGCGGTTAGATACAATTAAATCTCTGATGCCGGATTGCTGTATTGGTGTGGATGTAATAACCGGTTTTCCGGGGGAAACAGATGCGGAGTTTTTAGAAACATATAATTTTTTAAACAAGCTCGATATATCCTATTTACATGTGTTTACTTATTCGGAAAGACCAAATACTGCTGCAATTACTATGGATGGAATTGTGCCCAAAAAAGTAAGAGATGAGCGCACGCAACAATTAATAAATCTGAGTATAAAAAAGCGCAGATATTTTTATGAGCAATTTGTTGGAACCACAAGATCAGTATTGTTTGAAGCCGAATCAAATGGCGATATCATGTTTGGTTTTACAGATAATTATATTCGGGTGAAAACACAATACGATCCGATGTTGGTGAATGAAGTTTGCCAAGCAGAATTATTACAAATAGATTCCGATGGCGATATGTGGTGTAATCCACTTCCCGAAAATTTAAATCACACTACAACAATTCAGAAAAATAAATTATATACTGCATGA
- a CDS encoding choice-of-anchor L domain-containing protein, translating to MYLFKSESILRVIAIIIIFGFSLKLQAQIEADDSPTAEELAAILVGAGVTISGAELTCFTGGSGSFACIDCSLGIDSGIVLTSGGATIIEGPNNTGSATGPGTGPGDDDLEDLVPGFTSNDACVLEFDMVVTSDSIKFEYVFGSEEYLEFVGSSYNDVFGFFISGPGITGLENIALIPGTTTAVSINNVNSTSYSEYYVDNGDGYTSPYDSDDYYVQYDGLTTVLTAVAGVIPCETYHLKLAISDMGDGALDSGVFIKAGSLSSPGIVVDVEPEIEGYPYLIEGCVNGSFNVNLSFAPIDTFVTYFVVSGTATPGVDYTALPDSIVFLPGETMASFPIIVSDDGITEGGETIIVALEFGCSADLSDSIVVFIYDDIPLEASPADTTICNGTSVTLTASGGLGYEWSPPATLSDPDSASTIATPVGSTVYTVYTQVGTCEKEIEVPVDVSPGPTITTSGDDEICIGDEITITAAGGVAYVWTPTTTLSNPNIANPTADPITTTIYTVIVTDPFGCTNDADLTITVNPLPTVLAGPDTLVCYGEPVQLFANGGVSYVWNPSDNINNPNIANAVITVFETSELTVTATDANGCINTAEVLVELDPVPVAFAGYDTIIYLGETAFLNGIGGGDFSWSPEDPLSNPNSLNTLATPNETTAFVLSVLSEAGCFSSDTVIVYVTDKPLVVFPNAFSPNGDGFNDFYSAFSRGDVAQFEFSIYNRWGEILYTTSDPDALGATQGRGWDGKLNGDEQPLGSYVYLMTLTDLVGKGYTYSGAFTLVR from the coding sequence ATGTACTTATTTAAGTCTGAGAGTATTTTAAGGGTTATCGCTATAATCATAATTTTTGGTTTTAGCTTAAAACTTCAAGCACAGATTGAAGCAGACGATTCACCCACTGCAGAAGAACTTGCCGCAATATTAGTAGGCGCAGGAGTTACAATTAGTGGAGCCGAGCTTACATGTTTTACCGGAGGTTCCGGCTCTTTTGCATGTATTGATTGCAGTTTAGGAATTGATTCAGGAATTGTTCTCACATCTGGAGGAGCAACAATAATAGAAGGACCAAATAATACTGGAAGTGCTACCGGACCAGGAACAGGACCCGGCGATGATGATCTTGAAGATTTAGTACCAGGATTTACTTCCAATGATGCTTGTGTTTTAGAGTTTGATATGGTTGTAACTTCTGACTCTATAAAATTTGAATATGTGTTTGGCTCAGAAGAATATCTTGAATTTGTGGGTTCCAGTTATAATGATGTATTCGGATTTTTTATAAGTGGCCCCGGTATTACAGGCTTAGAAAATATTGCATTAATTCCCGGAACTACCACAGCCGTTTCTATCAATAATGTTAATTCCACCAGTTATTCTGAATACTATGTAGATAATGGTGATGGTTATACTTCACCGTATGATTCCGATGATTATTATGTTCAATATGATGGTTTAACCACTGTATTAACAGCAGTTGCCGGTGTAATTCCTTGCGAAACATATCATCTGAAACTAGCGATAAGTGATATGGGAGATGGCGCACTTGATTCCGGCGTTTTTATTAAGGCTGGTAGTTTATCAAGCCCCGGAATAGTTGTAGATGTGGAGCCTGAAATTGAAGGTTATCCCTACTTAATTGAAGGATGTGTAAACGGTTCTTTCAATGTAAATCTTTCATTTGCACCAATAGATACTTTCGTTACTTATTTTGTGGTTAGCGGAACTGCAACACCCGGTGTTGACTATACTGCTCTTCCGGATAGTATTGTTTTTTTACCCGGAGAAACTATGGCTTCTTTTCCAATAATAGTTTCTGATGATGGAATTACTGAAGGTGGTGAAACTATAATTGTGGCTCTTGAATTTGGTTGCTCTGCAGATCTTTCAGATTCTATTGTAGTATTTATTTATGATGATATTCCTTTAGAAGCCTCACCTGCTGATACTACTATTTGTAATGGAACAAGTGTAACACTCACAGCCTCTGGCGGTCTGGGATATGAATGGTCACCTCCGGCAACGCTTAGTGATCCGGATAGTGCTTCCACTATTGCAACTCCTGTTGGTTCTACAGTATATACAGTTTATACGCAGGTGGGAACTTGCGAAAAAGAAATTGAAGTGCCGGTAGATGTTTCTCCCGGACCAACAATTACAACCAGTGGAGATGATGAGATTTGTATTGGTGATGAAATAACAATTACTGCCGCAGGTGGTGTTGCTTATGTATGGACACCAACAACTACTTTAAGCAATCCGAATATTGCAAACCCAACTGCAGATCCAATCACTACGACTATTTATACTGTAATTGTTACTGATCCTTTTGGATGTACGAATGATGCTGATCTTACAATCACTGTAAATCCATTGCCAACAGTTTTGGCAGGGCCTGATACTTTGGTTTGTTATGGAGAACCTGTGCAGTTATTTGCAAACGGCGGAGTGAGTTATGTGTGGAATCCTTCAGATAATATTAATAATCCAAATATTGCTAATGCCGTGATTACGGTGTTTGAAACAAGTGAGTTAACAGTTACTGCTACGGATGCAAACGGATGTATTAATACGGCAGAGGTATTAGTTGAATTAGATCCGGTGCCTGTGGCATTTGCAGGTTATGATACAATTATTTATTTGGGTGAGACAGCATTCTTAAATGGAATTGGCGGAGGTGATTTTTCATGGTCGCCGGAAGATCCACTATCAAATCCTAATTCTTTGAATACACTTGCCACACCAAATGAAACTACAGCATTTGTACTTTCTGTACTTTCTGAAGCAGGATGTTTTTCAAGTGATACTGTTATTGTATATGTTACCGATAAACCACTAGTTGTTTTCCCGAATGCATTCTCACCAAATGGTGATGGCTTCAATGATTTTTATTCTGCTTTCAGCAGAGGTGATGTAGCACAATTTGAATTTAGTATTTACAATCGCTGGGGAGAAATACTTTATACTACAAGTGACCCCGACGCTTTGGGAGCAACTCAAGGTCGTGGTTGGGATGGTAAATTAAATGGTGATGAACAGCCTTTGGGCTCTTATGTATATTTAATGACTTTAACAGATTTGGTAGGTAAAGGCTATACATATAGCGGAGCTTTTACTTTAGTGAGATAA
- a CDS encoding PorP/SprF family type IX secretion system membrane protein yields MANFNKFLVAIFVMGSLAASAQDIHFSQFNAAPLQLNPALTGNYACDWRAGANYRNQWGSIPAKYETFSVFADAPVIKGIRGTDNLAVGIYIYNDVSGDGNLSNLSVLASTAYHMQLGTNQYLSGGLQVGFSQKKLDWANLQFGNQFDGTSFNTAIPNFEPYQGDNINNIDLNFGLVYKGRFSESFAMEVGAAANHLTSPTETFLDDQGNSLGTRMILHGKFTVNLDKNLALIPGVMYQGQSGATEMLFGAEIGYFMRNPNFPATIYAGAYLRNGDALIPMVAIDYKNFKFGFSYDVNTSGLDVATNGSGGFEVSLVYTGCILPVLPENYILPCPRY; encoded by the coding sequence ATGGCAAACTTCAACAAATTTTTAGTAGCAATTTTTGTGATGGGGTCGCTTGCAGCATCTGCACAGGACATCCATTTTTCGCAGTTTAATGCTGCACCGTTACAATTGAATCCGGCACTTACCGGAAACTATGCATGCGACTGGCGAGCAGGCGCAAACTATCGCAACCAATGGGGTAGCATACCGGCCAAATACGAAACCTTTTCCGTATTTGCAGATGCCCCTGTTATAAAAGGCATCAGAGGTACTGATAACTTAGCGGTCGGAATTTATATTTATAACGATGTGTCCGGTGATGGAAATCTTTCCAACTTATCGGTTTTAGCTTCCACTGCTTACCATATGCAATTGGGGACTAACCAATATTTATCCGGCGGATTGCAAGTTGGTTTTTCTCAGAAGAAATTAGACTGGGCGAATCTTCAATTTGGTAATCAATTCGATGGTACTTCTTTTAATACAGCCATTCCAAACTTCGAACCTTATCAAGGTGATAACATCAATAATATTGATTTGAATTTTGGTTTAGTTTATAAAGGAAGATTCTCTGAATCGTTTGCAATGGAAGTTGGCGCTGCAGCAAATCACCTGACTTCTCCAACAGAAACTTTTTTAGATGATCAGGGAAATAGTTTAGGAACCAGAATGATTCTTCATGGTAAATTCACTGTGAACTTAGATAAGAATTTAGCATTGATTCCAGGCGTGATGTATCAAGGTCAAAGTGGTGCAACAGAAATGTTGTTTGGTGCTGAGATCGGATACTTTATGCGCAATCCTAATTTCCCTGCCACTATTTATGCAGGAGCTTATTTGAGAAATGGTGATGCACTGATTCCGATGGTAGCAATAGATTATAAAAACTTTAAATTCGGATTTAGTTATGATGTAAATACTTCCGGTTTAGATGTAGCTACAAATGGTAGTGGTGGATTTGAAGTATCACTTGTTTACACCGGTTGTATTCTTCCTGTGTTACCTGAAAATTATATTTTACCTTGCCCAAGATATTAA
- a CDS encoding prolipoprotein diacylglyceryl transferase, whose translation MILLRAFATISELINYLFGTHLKLPIFSFGFFVAMAFLVAAYVLTRELQRKEKLGLLKPQKVKITVGEPPKTMDIAWNVILGFILGYKLGAVVLDYNTFVDNPQAFMFSGSGNIIGGIIGAGLLGYLKYYEQKKQQLPKPEQKIVDVYPHQRVGDITIIAAVSGILGAKIFSNFEEPGGWEQFIKDPMGNFFSGLTIYGGLILGAASVIYYAVRKKINVLHLGDAIAPAIILAYGIGRIGCQTAGDGDWGIYNSAYISNPDGSIKVAAAGEFDSVLDSHKNYFLYEFENIGQVPSKSFKAPGFLPRWTVAQNYAHNVNEDGIPIEGCEGEWCAMLPIAVFPTPMYETIMAVAIFLLLMFLRSRWTTPGLILAFYVVMTGVERFFIEKIRVNNVMEFMGIRATQAEFISVAFIFFGLAFMWVLYYRNKKATV comes from the coding sequence ATGATTCTTCTCAGAGCGTTTGCCACCATTTCAGAATTAATAAATTATTTATTCGGCACACATTTAAAGTTGCCGATTTTTTCTTTTGGATTTTTTGTAGCAATGGCATTTTTAGTTGCTGCTTATGTATTAACCCGTGAATTGCAACGCAAAGAAAAATTGGGATTATTAAAACCTCAAAAAGTAAAAATTACTGTTGGCGAGCCACCCAAAACAATGGATATTGCGTGGAATGTAATTCTGGGTTTTATATTGGGATATAAATTGGGTGCGGTTGTTTTAGATTACAATACTTTCGTAGATAATCCCCAAGCATTTATGTTTTCCGGTTCGGGAAATATTATCGGTGGAATTATAGGCGCAGGGCTGTTGGGATATTTAAAATATTACGAACAGAAAAAACAACAACTGCCAAAACCCGAACAAAAAATAGTGGATGTATATCCGCATCAGCGAGTTGGCGACATCACTATAATTGCAGCAGTAAGTGGAATACTTGGAGCTAAAATATTTTCAAACTTTGAAGAACCCGGTGGTTGGGAACAATTTATTAAAGACCCGATGGGAAATTTTTTCAGCGGACTTACAATTTATGGAGGATTAATACTTGGTGCAGCTTCTGTAATTTATTATGCAGTACGAAAAAAAATAAATGTATTACATCTTGGTGATGCAATTGCACCCGCAATAATTCTTGCTTATGGTATCGGCAGAATTGGTTGTCAAACTGCCGGCGATGGTGATTGGGGAATTTATAATAGCGCTTATATTTCAAATCCGGATGGTTCAATAAAAGTTGCGGCGGCAGGTGAATTTGATTCTGTATTAGACTCCCACAAAAATTATTTCTTATATGAATTTGAAAACATAGGTCAGGTTCCTTCAAAATCATTTAAAGCTCCCGGATTTTTACCCCGATGGACTGTAGCTCAAAATTATGCGCACAATGTAAATGAGGATGGAATTCCTATCGAAGGTTGTGAAGGTGAATGGTGTGCGATGTTGCCGATTGCCGTTTTTCCAACACCGATGTATGAAACCATAATGGCGGTTGCTATTTTCTTATTGCTGATGTTTTTGCGCAGCCGATGGACAACACCGGGTTTGATATTGGCATTTTATGTTGTGATGACCGGCGTAGAAAGATTTTTTATTGAAAAAATTCGGGTAAATAATGTGATGGAGTTTATGGGTATTAGAGCAACTCAAGCAGAATTTATTTCTGTAGCATTTATTTTTTTCGGATTAGCATTTATGTGGGTTTTATACTATAGAAATAAAAAAGCAACTGTTTAA
- a CDS encoding choice-of-anchor L domain-containing protein produces MKAILQLQMKHISLLKIIFVFSIGFVLCFHSSILQAQIEIDDTPTPEELAALLVGAGVTISGVEFTCVSDGAGSFECVDCSLGMDAGILLTSGSASMVEGPNNSGSMTGPGTGPGDSDLEDLVPGYTSNDACVLEFDVTVTSDSIKFEYVFGSEEYLEYVGSSFNDAFGFFISGPGIVGTQNIALIPGTTIPVSINNVNSTSYEEFYVENGTGFTSPYSTDDFYIQYDGFTTVLTAAAHVTPCETYHLKLAVSDMGDGALDSGVFIRAGSLSSTGVTIGYDYDIDGYPELIEGCNHGQLTFSLASPTLDTLIVNLEITGTATNGVDYSTMPEIVIFYPGDSIIIVPIEVYLDGITEGLEFISITGELACAISSGDSILIYMNDYFPLDAWPEETTVCPGVPVELYATGANVTFWSPAEAFDYFEGDTVIATVFDTTYIVATGVFFGCVATDTVVIYTPIPVANAGLDQIIYYGSSTTLNASGGVTYTWEPTIGLSDANISNPKANPEETTTYTVTVINEFGCIDSDSMTVVVLFEELVNIPNAFSPNGDGMNETVKAIPIRDMDMISFEIYDRWGTLVFTGTNFSDAWDGTYLGKEQEVGSYIYIFVGIDEKNNQFKLTGTITLLR; encoded by the coding sequence ATGAAAGCAATTTTGCAATTACAGATGAAACATATTTCTTTACTGAAAATAATTTTTGTTTTTAGTATTGGGTTTGTTCTTTGCTTTCATAGCTCTATTCTTCAAGCTCAAATTGAAATAGATGATACGCCAACACCTGAAGAGCTTGCTGCCTTATTAGTTGGTGCTGGTGTAACAATCAGTGGAGTTGAATTCACTTGTGTTAGTGATGGCGCAGGTTCGTTTGAATGTGTGGATTGTAGTTTAGGAATGGATGCTGGAATTCTTCTTACTTCAGGTAGTGCTTCAATGGTGGAAGGGCCAAATAATTCAGGAAGCATGACAGGTCCAGGAACAGGTCCCGGAGATTCAGATTTGGAAGACTTAGTTCCGGGATATACTTCCAATGATGCATGTGTTTTAGAATTTGATGTAACAGTAACTTCCGATTCAATAAAATTTGAATATGTGTTTGGCTCTGAAGAATATCTTGAATATGTAGGATCCTCTTTCAATGATGCATTTGGATTCTTTATAAGTGGACCTGGTATTGTGGGTACTCAAAATATTGCATTAATTCCCGGGACAACTATTCCGGTTTCAATAAATAATGTGAACTCTACCAGCTATGAAGAATTTTATGTAGAAAATGGTACTGGTTTTACTTCGCCATACTCTACTGATGATTTTTATATTCAATATGATGGATTTACAACAGTGCTAACTGCCGCAGCGCATGTTACTCCATGTGAAACCTATCATCTTAAACTTGCTGTAAGTGATATGGGTGATGGCGCACTGGATTCCGGGGTGTTTATTCGTGCAGGTAGTTTAAGTAGCACCGGTGTTACTATTGGATATGATTATGATATTGATGGTTATCCTGAATTAATTGAAGGATGTAATCATGGGCAACTTACATTTAGTCTTGCGTCTCCAACACTGGATACTTTAATTGTAAATCTTGAAATTACAGGTACAGCAACAAATGGTGTTGATTATTCTACAATGCCGGAAATAGTAATTTTCTATCCTGGGGATTCAATAATTATTGTTCCTATCGAAGTGTATTTAGATGGAATAACCGAAGGCCTTGAATTTATTTCTATAACTGGTGAATTAGCTTGCGCAATTAGCTCCGGCGATTCTATTCTCATTTATATGAATGACTATTTCCCATTAGATGCTTGGCCGGAAGAAACAACCGTGTGTCCCGGCGTCCCTGTCGAATTATATGCAACAGGTGCAAATGTTACTTTCTGGTCGCCTGCCGAAGCCTTTGATTACTTTGAAGGAGATACAGTAATAGCCACTGTATTTGACACTACTTATATAGTTGCAACAGGTGTATTTTTTGGTTGTGTGGCAACAGATACTGTGGTAATTTATACACCGATACCTGTGGCAAATGCGGGATTAGATCAGATAATTTATTATGGCTCATCCACCACTTTAAATGCCAGCGGCGGAGTAACATATACTTGGGAACCTACTATTGGATTAAGCGATGCTAATATTTCAAATCCAAAAGCGAATCCTGAAGAAACAACTACATATACTGTAACTGTGATAAATGAATTTGGATGTATAGATTCAGATTCAATGACAGTTGTAGTATTATTTGAAGAACTCGTAAATATTCCAAATGCATTTTCACCAAACGGAGATGGAATGAATGAGACCGTAAAGGCTATTCCAATACGGGATATGGATATGATTTCTTTTGAAATTTATGATAGGTGGGGTACTTTAGTATTCACCGGAACAAACTTTTCTGATGCCTGGGATGGTACTTATTTAGGCAAAGAACAGGAAGTTGGTTCTTACATTTATATATTTGTGGGGATTGACGAAAAGAACAATCAATTTAAATTAACAGGAACAATTACTTTACTTAGATAA
- a CDS encoding OmpA family protein — MKKILMICISMVMMMQLVSAQSSGDDKPKKSKIKVNREVMLADELLKSGSYYNAIDIYLQEYNKNADNYVGYQLATTYYKARDYENSETWFKKMWDKAPTDYPQTQYYYALSLKMNGKYDAASAEFKAFNKTRMRGQEAAYYKRLAKNEQKGCDLALLLQADPVDVEITHLNKNVNNNYTDFSPKYDPTNTNLIYGSLVSEEIIDLGSSKKVELKSRIFEAKPQGEGWAKAQQLAGAINETTAHTGNGAYSPDGKRFYYTECNPNDSLQMVCKIYMSEFRNNEWTKGKELTDINASGTKYTTTHPAVGLYKGKELLYFSSNREGAVGGMDIWYSEIRNNGADYTVPQNCGRKINTAGDEITPFYSVKEDKFYFSSNGQINVGGQDIYKADGGLKSFKNVANLGFPINSSVDDFYYSLDTKRARTGFLVSNRKGGYSVKSETCCDDIYQFEYIIPPLFTIMGRVLSAKDSSVIDGAAVTLLANSAKVDSASSQTTKMFEFYRGTEYAKYRVTAIKDGYYKGEATTTTVGMIDDDTLYVDIMIEPIPIKKEIEVKNIYYELDKAELRPESFASLDSLLTVMVENPAIIAEIGSHTDSRGSDSYNLDLSQRRAQSVVDYLINKGVEPTRLVAKGYGETKLKNKCSNGAKCSEEEHAINRRTEFTIIGEIPNTNITYNQAEIDAMKALEREKQQQEDQNRQNQLDQLQQLDDEGGSDDGGGDTGDLGNEEKKTTTTTTTTTTTAGVAAAALDNTISKKGNMYEGNAMVNGVEQTKYILNPNPTLKVAMVSDEFFLLLKAAGTVSDADFINDKPTTLSDGSTVKGDVFKMKNLQLGEVMLKDVETKINTTTPQSLIVGLKIVEAGGCSFDAKNMKYKCK; from the coding sequence ATGAAAAAGATATTAATGATTTGTATTTCAATGGTGATGATGATGCAATTAGTTTCTGCACAATCCAGTGGAGATGATAAGCCAAAGAAATCTAAAATAAAAGTGAATCGTGAAGTAATGCTTGCCGATGAATTATTGAAATCGGGCAGTTACTACAATGCAATAGATATTTATTTGCAGGAATATAATAAGAATGCAGATAATTATGTAGGCTATCAACTTGCAACTACTTATTACAAAGCCAGAGATTACGAAAACTCTGAAACATGGTTTAAGAAAATGTGGGATAAAGCTCCCACAGATTATCCGCAAACACAATATTATTATGCATTGAGTTTGAAGATGAATGGCAAATATGATGCTGCCTCTGCTGAATTCAAAGCATTTAATAAAACAAGAATGCGTGGTCAGGAAGCTGCGTATTACAAACGTCTTGCAAAAAATGAACAAAAAGGTTGTGACCTTGCTCTATTATTACAAGCCGATCCGGTGGATGTAGAAATTACACACTTGAATAAAAATGTAAATAATAACTACACCGATTTCTCACCTAAATATGATCCTACAAATACAAATCTTATTTATGGATCTTTAGTAAGTGAAGAAATAATTGATTTAGGGAGCAGTAAAAAAGTAGAATTAAAATCAAGAATTTTTGAAGCGAAACCACAAGGCGAAGGTTGGGCTAAAGCACAACAATTAGCGGGTGCTATAAATGAAACCACCGCTCATACTGGAAATGGAGCTTACTCACCCGATGGTAAAAGATTTTATTACACAGAATGTAATCCGAATGATTCTTTACAAATGGTTTGTAAAATCTATATGAGTGAATTCCGTAATAATGAATGGACAAAAGGAAAAGAGCTTACTGATATAAATGCATCAGGTACAAAATATACAACCACACATCCAGCAGTTGGATTATATAAAGGCAAAGAGCTGTTATATTTTTCATCCAATCGTGAAGGTGCAGTTGGCGGAATGGATATTTGGTATTCCGAAATAAGAAATAACGGAGCAGACTATACCGTACCTCAAAACTGTGGTAGAAAAATAAATACAGCAGGTGATGAAATCACACCTTTTTATAGTGTGAAGGAAGATAAATTTTATTTCAGTTCTAACGGACAAATAAATGTGGGAGGTCAGGATATTTATAAAGCAGATGGTGGATTAAAGAGCTTTAAAAATGTTGCCAACCTCGGCTTTCCAATCAATTCATCAGTAGATGATTTTTATTATTCATTAGATACAAAAAGAGCTCGTACTGGTTTCTTAGTTTCAAATCGTAAAGGCGGTTATTCTGTGAAGAGCGAAACTTGTTGCGATGATATTTATCAGTTTGAATATATCATTCCACCGTTGTTTACAATTATGGGTCGTGTACTTTCTGCAAAAGATAGTTCTGTTATTGATGGTGCTGCGGTTACCTTACTTGCTAATTCTGCTAAGGTAGATTCAGCTTCCAGTCAAACAACAAAAATGTTTGAATTCTATCGTGGTACTGAATATGCAAAATATCGTGTTACTGCAATTAAAGATGGTTACTATAAAGGTGAAGCTACAACAACTACTGTTGGGATGATAGATGATGATACATTATATGTAGACATTATGATTGAACCAATTCCAATAAAAAAGGAAATTGAAGTAAAAAATATTTATTACGAATTGGATAAGGCAGAATTGCGTCCGGAGTCATTTGCTTCATTAGATTCTTTGTTAACTGTAATGGTAGAAAATCCTGCGATTATTGCAGAGATTGGTTCACATACAGATAGCCGTGGTAGTGATAGTTATAACCTTGACTTATCACAACGCCGTGCGCAATCCGTTGTTGATTATTTAATTAATAAAGGAGTTGAACCAACAAGATTAGTTGCTAAAGGTTATGGTGAAACTAAGTTGAAAAACAAATGTTCGAATGGTGCAAAATGTTCTGAGGAAGAACATGCGATTAACAGACGTACTGAGTTTACAATTATCGGTGAGATTCCAAATACAAACATCACTTATAATCAAGCTGAGATAGATGCAATGAAAGCATTAGAAAGAGAGAAGCAACAACAAGAAGATCAGAACAGACAAAATCAATTGGATCAATTACAACAGCTGGATGATGAGGGTGGATCTGATGATGGCGGTGGTGATACCGGAGATTTGGGAAATGAAGAAAAGAAAACTACTACGACTACAACAACAACAACTACAACTGCGGGAGTAGCTGCTGCTGCTTTGGATAATACAATTTCTAAGAAAGGAAATATGTATGAAGGAAATGCAATGGTGAATGGCGTAGAACAAACTAAATATATTTTGAATCCTAATCCAACACTTAAAGTAGCAATGGTGAGCGATGAATTCTTTTTATTGCTGAAAGCTGCAGGTACTGTTTCAGATGCAGATTTTATAAATGATAAACCTACCACATTAAGTGATGGATCAACCGTGAAGGGAGATGTATTTAAAATGAAAAATCTTCAGTTAGGTGAAGTGATGTTGAAAGATGTAGAAACAAAAATCAACACTACTACACCTCAATCATTAATTGTTGGATTGAAAATAGTGGAAGCAGGTGGTTGCTCCTTCGATGCAAAAAACATGAAATACAAGTGTAAATAA
- a CDS encoding DUF423 domain-containing protein encodes MKQIKSILIAGVVLGGTGVIAGAFGTHSLGDRIAAEHLNVFETAVRYQMYHALALCITGLLAAKNFAKQFRYAALCFFTGVIIFSGSLYALSTSELWAGNYMRWLGAITPIGGALLITGWLFLGVAIMKSNK; translated from the coding sequence ATGAAGCAGATAAAATCAATATTAATTGCAGGAGTTGTTCTTGGTGGAACAGGCGTAATTGCAGGCGCCTTCGGAACACATTCACTTGGAGATCGTATTGCAGCAGAACATCTGAATGTTTTTGAAACAGCAGTGCGATATCAAATGTATCATGCACTTGCATTATGCATAACAGGATTACTTGCAGCTAAAAATTTTGCAAAACAATTTAGATATGCTGCATTATGTTTTTTCACTGGCGTTATAATTTTTAGTGGCTCACTGTATGCACTTTCTACTTCTGAACTATGGGCAGGAAATTATATGCGTTGGCTGGGAGCGATAACTCCTATCGGTGGAGCATTATTAATTACTGGATGGCTATTTCTTGGAGTTGCAATTATGAAGTCAAATAAGTAA